A genomic stretch from Aedes albopictus strain Foshan chromosome 2, AalbF5, whole genome shotgun sequence includes:
- the LOC109410063 gene encoding uncharacterized protein LOC109410063, whose product MLIIASAVIAQAHQTVRIASDHSTSMDSNRQRLLLSLLVAAASIGAVWAAGDEPHLDPLEFSYLTLWKYTLAECEKHGVNGSIITKSWIGVRRCLRTKLDVIAFNMDSMRLDVDNQQAILEKHCPNLMQASGCFDPFMKNVETCVQNDNFEIFKAMRNWITDVLEHICEDNGARIKYDRVKHEKCTAELGQYVFECAAQNIIDKQYSNRKSLSGEDCSTIDRAKDCLVVKLKECSVFAAAAQLFYDNFIRITSCAAATAIDDGN is encoded by the exons ATGTTAATCATAGCTAGTGCTGTCATCGCCCAAGCGCACCAAACAGTCCGAATCGCGAGTGATCATTCCACCAGCATGGACTCAAATCGTCAACGCTTACTACTCTCGCTATTGGTAGCCGCAGCTTCCATTGGCGCCGTCTGGGCAGCGGGTGATGAACCCCACCTGGATCCGCTGGAGTTCTCCTACCTCACACTGTGGAAGTACACGCTGGCCGAGTGCGAAAAACACGGCGTCAACGGATCGATCATCACCAAGTCCTGGATCGGTGTGCGGCGATGCCTCCGGACCAAGTTGGACGTGATCGCGTTCAACATGGACTCGATGCGACTGGACGTCGACAATCAGCAGGCCATTTTGGAGAA GCACTGCCCGAATCTGATGCAAGCCAGTGGATGCTTCGATCCGTTCATGAAGAATGTTGAGACCTGCGTTCAGAACGACAACTTCGAGATCTTCAAGGCTATGCGGAACTGGATCACGGACGTTTTGGAGCACATCTGCGAGGATAATGGAGCACGAATTA AATATGATCGGGTGAAGCACGAGAAATGTACGGCCGAATTGGGTCAATACGTGTTTGAATGCGCCGCTCAGAACATTATCGATAAGCAGTACAGCAATCGGAAGTCGCTTTCCGGAGAAGACTGCAG CACGATCGATCGGGCCAAGGATTGTCTAGTGGTCAAACTGAAGGAATGTTCGGTATTTGCGGCAGCTGCCCAGCTCTTCTACGATAACTTCATCCGGATAACCTCCTGCGCTGCCGCCACCGCCATCGATGATGGCAACTGA